From the Anopheles stephensi strain Indian chromosome X, UCI_ANSTEP_V1.0, whole genome shotgun sequence genome, the window attcttttgttttctgttttctttcttgtaTTACTAGCAACAtttctaaaaataaattatgcccCAAGCTATATCGATTTCGTGACACAGAAGAAGTAgaggaagcaaacaacaacaaaaactagcCACGGAAGGGAAAGAGTACAAGAGTTTCCACACAGTAaacattttacaaaaaataactCACAGAAAAAGTTGCGCGGGGTCATGCGAGAGAGACACAACACAGGCAGcgcccaaaacaaaaaaaaaagcaaaaaaccggGCGGGCGGGCGAAATCATCCGCGCTTAAGTGGACACACATATGCATAATTTATTGTTGCGCACCCGCCCGGCTGTGTCAGGCTCATCCTATCAGGTGAAGCAAGCATCCGGGGAAGGGAGGGTTTGAGGATGGGTGGGATTGTGGAGTGAGCTAAACTTTCGCGCAGCAGCCATTTTGGCCaatctgtgtgttttttttcgcgcaTGCACAATGGATTCCTGCTCCGGTTACATATCTTCACACGCGCGCCCAGTCCTCGAAGGCAAGTTTTATTCACTTTCGATCGGTTGGATGGTTGGTGAGGATGGGTTCGATGTCTGGTTAGGTTTACTGCTACGGCTCGTAATCGATCGGATATGGTTACGCAAACGGGGTGATGTATCGTGGGAGACTCCTTTCGAGGACAGAGGACCGAGAATGTGCGAACCTTTTGCCTTAAACAATCGTCTCACCAGTACTGAGCAACTCAGGTTTATGACGAGGTGGTTTCTATTACGAAGACATTAATATCCAGACATCAAGTCTATGTCTGATCTCTTCAACAGTTGTAGACATTTCACTAGGAAAGTTACAAATAATTGTGAATAAAATTAAGAGATTCTTCCTAGTTCACATCAAGTTGATCATTGAGTTGAGGGATGTCTCCAACAATGTAGATATTCCACAAGGAAAACTGCAAGCACTTGTAAGTCTAGGTGAGGACATTTTCCTAGTCCACGCTAAGTTCATGTCCGAAGATCCGAAGAGGTTGTAGACATTCTACATTAAAAATTGCAAATACTTGCAAATCATATAGGTAGATTTTGCCTAGTAAAGATATAGAGATCCTTTTCTCGTTTCCTTCCGTTTAGAACCGTTCCTCCCATTCTCCACCCTTCGTGATGTGGTAGATTGCAGAATTCGACACATAACCGGCACATCTGCCATCACCGTACCACTGGGCCGTTTTGTCATCTCGCCAATCAACCACCGCCGATATTCCAACCAGGCTTTGTCGCGCAGAAAGCCTCGAAACAGCTCATCGCGCCCAGGTACGGTCCAGTCCAGGTACATGCATAGCCTCTGCCACGTGTTACCGATATTTTGCGGCTTCAGAAACAGCCAACACCGTGGTATGAGTAGACATTGTGTTCTTGTGCGTGCCACAATCGTCCGGTGATGGTGACGTTCGCCCAAACCAAATACTGCACCACACCGCAGCGTACCAACATCCAGAAAGCGATGTACAACTGGTCCTTCCTGTGTCGGAGTCTTGTTGAAAGGGAGTAGAAAGTTAGATCTTCTATCTAGGTGGGAGAGATCTAAAAAGCTACCTTCAGAAAACAGATTGCTTTATCGGGATCGTATTCAAGCGTGCTGTCGTCCGGCTCGACAATCTTCCCAGAGCTAAACGTATCGTGTAGATTGTGGATGTGTTCAAGTTGCGACTCGGGATCTAATGTATCTGGGCAGGATGGATGAGGTGACGCTATCTCTTCTTCTGGTGATGCAAGCCGGAACTCGGCACGGTTTGAAGACGGCTGAGTCCTGAGCTCTAAGCACTGCATGATCATACACTGTCCGCTTAGCACCAGGTAGGCAAAGGGTAACTGTAGATCGAGCGGAATCGTCTGGTGGGGTGCGTACTGTACAACACGTGCCAGGATGCTACACTCACGAATCTGTGTTGGTAATGGCACATCACATTGTAACGATACGGAGAGAGCACTCGCAGCACCAATCTCCAACTCCTAATAAATACCTGATCTTCCGTCCAATGTCGGAAGTACTCGAAGTGTTTCAATGTGTCCCGCAGCTGTTCGTAGCTGAGCCGTATGGTGGCAACACCTCGTGCAGGTTTGCTGTTGTCGTTGAGGCTCATTgtaaaattgatttcaattttaacTGCATTTACAACAATGGCGGGCAAGGTGGCCCAGAAGCACAACCG encodes:
- the LOC118502826 gene encoding uncharacterized protein LOC118502826 translates to MSLNDNSKPARGVATIRLSYEQLRDTLKHFEYFRHWTEDQIRECSILARVVQYAPHQTIPLDLQLPFAYLVLSGQCMIMQCLELRTQPSSNRAEFRLASPEEEIASPHPSCPDTLDPESQLEHIHNLHDTFSSGKIVEPDDSTLEYDPDKAICFLKEGPVVHRFLDVGTLRCGAVFGLGERHHHRTIVARTRTQCLLIPRCWLFLKPQNIGNTWQRLCMYLDWTVPGRDELFRGFLRDKAWLEYRRWLIGEMTKRPSGQQHPPSGFGSISKSLRVVGVVPKPFVRRTGQKKTTTTTTNQNLRTGPPGRRNPRWPAAGCSGLVGEDDYI